The following DNA comes from Novosphingobium sp. PP1Y.
CCAGCCGAAGGCGGGGGTGCCGTAAGTCTCTACTCCTGAGGCTTCCAGGTAGAAGGGCAGGCCGATCATCATCGCCAACTGGAGGATGAACAGCGGAACGATCTTCCAGGTCCGTCCGTCCAGCAGGGCGGTCAGCGACGCAGCAAAGATGAAGATGAGCCCGACCGCCCAGCGTTCCCACCCGGTGACGGGGGTGCGGTGCGCGCCGTCGAGCATCTGCGCGATCATTGCCGCATGGACCTCGATCCCGGGTACGGTGGTGCCGGTATAGCTGGTGAGGGTGGTGGTGACCTGGTCGGTATCGATGATCTGGCCGCCGATCAGCACGTAGCGCCCTTCGACTTGCGCGGCGAAGGCGGCGGCCATTTCGGGATCGTCGAGCGAGGCGAACAGGTCAATGGGGATGGACGAGAAGACCGGCGCATCGCTGTTCGCGCGGCGATAGCGGATCGATCCGGTATATCCGGCGAAGGCCTTTTCCTGCCCGGTGCCGCCCGCGGCGACCATGGCGCGTCCGAGAAGCTGCGGCAGGCCCGGTTCGAGCGAAGGCCAGACACGCGTCGCGCCCTGGTAGTTGGTCAGGCGGATGCTGGCCGGATGCGCATTGCTGCCCTTGAGCTGGCTGAGCAGGCTCTTCAGGTACTGTTGCTGCTCGTAGTTGATGTCGTCCTTGTTCGTTGCCTGATCGGCATAGGCGACGAACGTGGGCGTACGCATCGCCCGCAGGGTCTGGACGAGCTGCGCGTCCTCGTCCTGCGGCTGGTCGAAGAGGATGTCGATGCCGATGGCCTTGGCGCCCATCGCGTCGAGCTTGCGCAGCGCCGCGGCAAGCATGCCGCGATCGAGCGGCGAGCGCTTCTTGGCGTTGATCAGGGTCTGGTCGGTATAGGCGACGATCTGGATGCGCTGGTCCTGGTCGACCTGCGGGGCCATGACGAAACTGCGCAAGTCGTAAAGCGAATCCTCGGCATCGCCGACGACCGGAATGTTCCAGCTGAAGCGGGCCAGGATCACCCCGACCAATACCAGCATCACGGTCGCGGCCATCTGCCGCTTGCTGGCTGCGCGCACCTTGCGCCAGCCCTTGCGCAGCAGGGTGGCGGTGGGGGGCTGGGCCGTTGTGTCGGGAGTGCTTGCCATGGCCGTGCCGCGCTCAGTGCGCCGGGACCGGCCGCGCCGCGTCGCCGACGATGGCGAAACCTGCCCAGTAGTAGGGATGCGAGGTCAGCGGATCGTCCATCAGGCTTGTCTGCGAGGTACGCAGGGCATTGCCGATCG
Coding sequences within:
- a CDS encoding adenylate/guanylate cyclase domain-containing protein — encoded protein: MASTPDTTAQPPTATLLRKGWRKVRAASKRQMAATVMLVLVGVILARFSWNIPVVGDAEDSLYDLRSFVMAPQVDQDQRIQIVAYTDQTLINAKKRSPLDRGMLAAALRKLDAMGAKAIGIDILFDQPQDEDAQLVQTLRAMRTPTFVAYADQATNKDDINYEQQQYLKSLLSQLKGSNAHPASIRLTNYQGATRVWPSLEPGLPQLLGRAMVAAGGTGQEKAFAGYTGSIRYRRANSDAPVFSSIPIDLFASLDDPEMAAAFAAQVEGRYVLIGGQIIDTDQVTTTLTSYTGTTVPGIEVHAAMIAQMLDGAHRTPVTGWERWAVGLIFIFAASLTALLDGRTWKIVPLFILQLAMMIGLPFYLEASGVETYGTPAFGWIAGWILAFIGVSSAVRASGAVERRFAQGALGKYLPADIAQEIIDNPERLTLSGSKRELYILFSDLEGFTKLSHQLEPEVVAKLLNEYLDKLTTVVLEHGGIVDKYVGDAVVAFWGAPIARPDDAQKAAKCAYAMWQAGEEFRKSVDPSLPPIGRTRVGQHFGEAVVGNFGGERRIQYTALGDAMNTAARLESANKSLGTSVVASGEFAERSGLDWWRPLGRVVLRGRAKPVDIFEPAPDFPAADREALADAVALIDSDPAAAADRIDALASAHPDDPALRNLSERTRKLEGNKAYVLG